One window from the genome of Erwinia sorbitola encodes:
- the dtpA gene encoding dipeptide/tripeptide permease DtpA produces the protein MSTANKKPEAASLNAFKQPRSFYLIFSIELWERFGYYGLQGIMAVYLVKMLGMSEAQSITLFASFSALVYGLVAVGGWLGDKVLGTKRVIVLGTLVLALGYALVAWSGHDVSLVYIGMATIAVGNGLFKANPSSLLSTCYEKDDPRLDGAFTMYYMAINIGSFFSMLATPWLAAEYGWSTAFALSFVGMLITLVNFMFFRKWVKNHGSKADFAPLNISKLLATLVGIVVMITLATWLLHNQGIARLVLAVIAIGIVLVFAKETFALKGHARRKMIVAFVLMVQAIVFFVLYMQMPTSLNFFAIRNVEHSILGIAFQPEQFQALNPFWIMIFSPLLAAIYNKMGDRLPMPHKFALGMVLCSAAFLVLPLGASFANQLGIVSVNWLILSYALQSVGELMISGLGLAMVAQLVPQRLMGFIMGSWFLTTAGAAMVAGKVANLMAVPENITDPLLSLHVYGDVFLKIGIVTGVIAVLMMITAPLLNRMTQDAAPAPQKVNA, from the coding sequence GTGTCAACTGCAAACAAGAAACCAGAGGCAGCAAGCCTCAACGCGTTTAAGCAACCCCGCTCGTTTTATCTGATTTTCTCCATCGAACTTTGGGAGCGTTTCGGTTACTACGGCCTGCAAGGGATTATGGCGGTCTACCTGGTGAAAATGCTGGGAATGTCCGAAGCGCAGTCAATTACACTATTCGCCTCCTTCAGCGCGCTGGTTTACGGCCTGGTAGCCGTCGGCGGATGGCTGGGAGATAAAGTACTGGGAACCAAACGCGTGATCGTTTTGGGTACTCTGGTACTGGCGCTGGGCTATGCCCTGGTGGCCTGGTCCGGTCATGACGTCAGCCTGGTGTATATTGGCATGGCGACCATCGCTGTCGGTAATGGCTTGTTTAAGGCCAACCCATCTTCGCTGCTCTCTACCTGCTATGAGAAAGACGATCCGCGCCTCGACGGTGCTTTCACCATGTATTACATGGCGATCAATATCGGTTCATTCTTCTCTATGCTTGCCACCCCATGGCTGGCGGCTGAGTATGGCTGGAGCACCGCGTTTGCCCTCTCCTTTGTTGGTATGCTGATCACCCTCGTGAACTTTATGTTCTTCCGTAAATGGGTGAAAAATCACGGCTCTAAAGCAGACTTCGCGCCGCTGAATATCAGCAAACTGCTGGCCACGCTGGTAGGTATTGTGGTGATGATTACCCTGGCAACCTGGCTGCTGCATAATCAGGGCATTGCACGCCTGGTTCTGGCAGTGATCGCTATCGGTATTGTGCTGGTATTCGCTAAAGAGACGTTTGCACTTAAGGGCCACGCACGCCGTAAGATGATTGTTGCTTTTGTACTGATGGTGCAGGCAATTGTGTTCTTCGTGCTGTATATGCAGATGCCTACCTCACTGAACTTCTTTGCTATCCGTAACGTCGAGCACAGCATTCTGGGTATTGCCTTCCAGCCTGAACAGTTCCAGGCGCTTAACCCGTTCTGGATTATGATCTTCAGCCCGCTGCTGGCAGCTATCTATAATAAGATGGGTGACCGCCTGCCGATGCCGCATAAGTTTGCGCTGGGTATGGTGCTCTGCTCCGCAGCTTTCCTGGTGCTGCCTCTGGGGGCGTCGTTTGCTAATCAGCTGGGTATTGTGTCGGTGAACTGGCTGATCCTCAGCTATGCACTGCAAAGCGTGGGCGAACTGATGATCTCCGGGCTGGGCCTGGCGATGGTCGCGCAGCTGGTACCGCAGCGCCTGATGGGCTTTATTATGGGCTCATGGTTCCTGACCACCGCGGGTGCGGCTATGGTCGCGGGTAAGGTAGCTAATCTGATGGCGGTGCCAGAGAATATTACTGATCCGCTGCTGTCGCTGCATGTGTACGGCGATGTGTTCCTGAAAATCGGCATTGTTACCGGCGTGATTGCGGTATTAATGATGATTACAGCGCCGCTGC
- the betI gene encoding transcriptional regulator BetI translates to MPKIGMKAIRQAQLINATLTVIDRVGLADASLALIAKEAGVSTGIVSHYFGDKNGLLDACMRQILSDLYVALEHHRRKATSDPAAQIRAIIDGNFDVTQIAAPVLKTWLVFWANSLHQPNLHRLQRMNDRRLYSNLTAHFRRVLPEEQARAAGASMAAMIDGVWLRMTLAPQPMEQGLELARTLCYQNLALWLNSASTP, encoded by the coding sequence ATGCCAAAAATAGGAATGAAGGCGATTCGTCAGGCGCAGCTGATCAACGCGACGCTGACAGTGATTGACCGTGTGGGCCTGGCTGACGCCAGCCTGGCTTTAATAGCGAAAGAGGCGGGGGTATCCACCGGGATTGTCAGCCACTATTTTGGCGACAAAAACGGTCTGTTAGATGCCTGTATGCGGCAGATCCTGTCTGACCTCTACGTCGCCTTAGAGCACCATCGTCGTAAGGCGACGTCCGATCCTGCTGCGCAGATCCGGGCCATTATTGACGGCAACTTTGACGTGACGCAGATTGCCGCCCCGGTGCTGAAAACCTGGCTGGTATTCTGGGCGAATAGCCTGCATCAACCTAATCTTCACCGCTTGCAACGGATGAACGATCGTCGACTTTATTCCAATCTTACGGCGCATTTCCGCCGTGTTCTGCCTGAAGAGCAGGCCCGCGCTGCTGGCGCAAGTATGGCGGCGATGATTGACGGGGTGTGGTTACGAATGACACTGGCCCCTCAGCCGATGGAACAGGGCCTCGAACTGGCCCGCACGCTTTGTTATCAAAATCTCGCGCTGTGGCTGAACAGCGCATCCACCCCCTGA
- the betB gene encoding betaine-aldehyde dehydrogenase codes for MKRHGLYINGREVAGNGELFTTINPANGEVLAEVTAASQQDIDDAVASAHAGQRIWRSYTPVERSRVLLKAVALLRERNQALAELETADTGKPISETSAVDIVTGADVLEYYAGLAVAVEGESIPLRDTALVYTRREPLGVCAGIGAWNYPIQIAMWKSAPALATGNAMIFKPSEVTPLSALELAKIFSEAGLPDGVFNVVQGAAAVGQGLSQHSGIAKVSFTGEVNTGKRVMADAALANLKSVTMELGGKSPLVVFGDADLERAVDGAMMANFYSSGQVCTNGTRVFVQRSLLPAFEKRLQEKMAGIHCGDPTDPAVNFGPLVSEEHCQKVVSYLEIGKQEGARLLAGGSRITEGPLAKGCYVQPTVFTDCTDEMRIVREEIFGPVMSILAFDDEDEVIKRANDTEYGLAAGVFTTSLNRAHRVIHQLEAGICWVNSWGESPAPMPVGGYKQSGVGRENGLETLHHYTRTKSILIEMGDYPSAF; via the coding sequence ATGAAACGCCACGGTTTATACATCAACGGACGAGAAGTTGCAGGCAATGGCGAACTTTTCACCACCATCAATCCTGCTAATGGTGAAGTGCTGGCCGAAGTTACCGCAGCCAGCCAGCAGGATATTGATGACGCCGTTGCCTCCGCTCACGCCGGGCAGCGCATCTGGCGCAGCTACACCCCGGTAGAGCGCAGCCGCGTCCTGCTCAAGGCCGTTGCGCTGCTGCGTGAGCGCAATCAGGCGCTGGCTGAACTGGAAACCGCTGATACCGGAAAACCTATCAGCGAAACCTCCGCTGTTGACATCGTTACCGGCGCAGATGTGCTGGAGTACTACGCCGGACTGGCCGTGGCGGTGGAAGGTGAGTCAATTCCTCTGCGCGACACCGCGCTGGTCTATACCCGCCGCGAACCGCTGGGCGTCTGCGCTGGCATCGGAGCCTGGAACTACCCGATTCAGATTGCTATGTGGAAAAGCGCACCCGCGCTTGCCACCGGTAACGCGATGATCTTTAAGCCAAGTGAAGTCACACCGCTCAGTGCGCTGGAACTGGCTAAGATCTTTAGCGAAGCCGGACTGCCTGATGGGGTATTCAACGTTGTGCAGGGGGCGGCTGCCGTCGGGCAGGGACTGAGCCAGCATAGCGGAATTGCCAAAGTTTCATTTACCGGCGAAGTGAATACCGGTAAGCGCGTGATGGCCGATGCTGCGCTGGCGAACCTGAAGTCTGTCACCATGGAGCTGGGCGGAAAATCACCGCTGGTGGTGTTCGGGGATGCCGATCTGGAGCGCGCGGTCGACGGCGCAATGATGGCGAACTTCTACAGCAGCGGCCAGGTTTGTACCAACGGAACGCGCGTATTTGTCCAGCGCTCGCTGCTGCCTGCCTTTGAAAAACGGCTGCAAGAGAAAATGGCGGGCATCCACTGTGGTGATCCGACGGATCCTGCGGTGAACTTCGGCCCGCTGGTGAGTGAGGAACACTGCCAGAAGGTGGTCTCCTATCTGGAGATCGGCAAGCAAGAGGGCGCGCGTCTGCTGGCTGGTGGCTCACGCATTACCGAAGGCCCGCTGGCGAAAGGCTGTTACGTGCAGCCGACAGTGTTTACCGACTGCACCGATGAGATGCGTATTGTGCGCGAAGAGATCTTCGGCCCGGTCATGAGTATCCTGGCGTTTGATGACGAAGATGAAGTGATTAAACGCGCCAATGATACCGAATACGGTCTGGCGGCCGGAGTGTTTACCACCTCGTTAAATCGCGCACACCGTGTGATTCATCAGCTGGAAGCCGGCATCTGCTGGGTTAACAGCTGGGGCGAGTCACCGGCACCGATGCCGGTTGGCGGCTACAAGCAGTCAGGTGTCGGGCGTGAAAACGGCCTGGAAACCCTGCACCACTACACCAGAACCAAATCCATTCTGATCGAGATGGGCGACTACCCGTCCGCATTCTGA
- the betA gene encoding choline dehydrogenase has translation MQKFDYIIIGAGSAGNVLATRLTEDADVSVLLLEAGGKDHRWDFRTQMPAALAYPLQGKRYNWAFETDPEPHMDNRRMECGRGKGLGGSSLINGMCYIRGNAMDYDNWASKPGLENWSYLNCLPYFRRAEKRDIGENHWHGGEGYLSVTTPKKGNNPLYRAFIDAAKQAGHHETDDLNGYRQDGFGPMDRTVTAKGRRSSTARGYLDVAKQRPGLTIVTQAQTDRILFSGKTATGVTWLRNGKQGQAEARREVLLCAGAINSPQILQRSGVGPEEWLRELDIEVVHALPGVGQNLQDHLEVYMQYGCKKPVSLYPALQWWNQPAIGAEWLFNGTGVGASNQFEAGGFIRSDDRADWPDLQYHFLPVAINYNGSSPVKQHGFQAHVGPMRSMSRGRIKLTSKHPYAAPSIFFNYMSEERDWVEFRNAVRLTREIMRQPALAEYCGEELQPGINVQSDEEIDAFIREHAETAYHPCGSCAMGNDEMAVVDAEGRVHGLNRLRVVDASIMPQIVTGNLNAPTVMIAEKISDAIRGKAPLPLSEAEYYRLVR, from the coding sequence ATGCAGAAATTTGACTATATCATTATTGGTGCGGGTTCAGCAGGCAACGTGCTGGCGACCCGTCTGACTGAGGATGCTGACGTATCGGTACTGTTACTGGAAGCAGGCGGTAAAGATCACCGCTGGGACTTCCGTACCCAAATGCCAGCCGCTTTAGCTTATCCGTTGCAGGGTAAACGCTACAACTGGGCATTTGAAACCGATCCGGAACCACATATGGACAACCGCCGCATGGAGTGTGGACGGGGCAAAGGCCTGGGGGGATCGTCGCTGATTAACGGCATGTGTTATATCCGTGGTAACGCGATGGACTACGACAACTGGGCGAGCAAACCGGGCCTGGAAAACTGGTCATATCTCAACTGTCTGCCCTATTTCCGCCGCGCGGAAAAGCGCGATATTGGTGAAAACCACTGGCATGGTGGCGAAGGTTATCTCAGCGTCACGACGCCAAAAAAGGGCAATAATCCGCTCTACCGGGCGTTTATTGATGCTGCAAAGCAGGCCGGGCACCATGAAACCGACGACCTCAACGGCTATCGGCAGGATGGTTTTGGGCCGATGGATCGTACCGTTACCGCTAAAGGCCGTCGTTCCAGCACCGCGCGTGGTTACCTCGATGTGGCAAAACAGCGTCCCGGACTGACGATTGTGACCCAGGCGCAGACCGACCGCATTCTGTTTAGCGGCAAAACGGCTACCGGCGTTACCTGGTTGCGCAACGGTAAGCAGGGGCAGGCGGAGGCGCGCCGGGAAGTGCTGCTGTGTGCCGGTGCCATCAACTCACCGCAGATCCTGCAACGCTCCGGCGTTGGCCCGGAAGAGTGGCTGCGCGAGCTGGATATCGAAGTGGTGCACGCACTGCCGGGTGTCGGCCAAAACTTGCAGGATCACCTGGAAGTCTATATGCAGTACGGTTGTAAAAAACCGGTCAGCCTTTATCCGGCATTGCAGTGGTGGAATCAGCCGGCTATCGGTGCTGAATGGCTGTTCAACGGAACAGGCGTCGGTGCCAGCAACCAGTTTGAAGCAGGTGGCTTTATCCGCAGCGACGATCGGGCGGACTGGCCGGATCTGCAATACCACTTCCTGCCGGTCGCAATTAACTACAACGGCAGCAGCCCGGTAAAACAGCATGGCTTCCAGGCCCACGTCGGGCCAATGCGCTCCATGAGCCGTGGCCGCATTAAGCTGACTTCAAAACATCCGTATGCAGCGCCGTCGATCTTCTTCAACTATATGTCGGAAGAGCGCGACTGGGTCGAATTCCGTAATGCGGTGCGCCTGACGCGTGAAATTATGCGTCAGCCCGCGCTGGCGGAATACTGCGGTGAGGAGTTACAGCCGGGTATCAACGTGCAAAGCGACGAAGAGATTGATGCATTTATCCGTGAGCATGCTGAAACGGCCTATCATCCCTGCGGCAGCTGCGCGATGGGTAACGATGAGATGGCGGTTGTTGATGCAGAAGGGCGCGTACACGGTCTGAACCGCTTACGCGTAGTTGATGCTTCCATCATGCCGCAGATTGTCACCGGTAACCTGAATGCACCCACGGTGATGATTGCAGAGAAAATCTCTGACGCCATTCGTGGTAAAGCACCACTCCCGCTTTCTGAAGCGGAATACTATCGGTTAGTTCGTTAA
- a CDS encoding carbonic anhydrase, with translation MQHIIEGFLNFQKDVFPHQKELFRSLASSQNPQALFISCSDSRLVPELVTQQEPGQLFVIRNAGNIVPSFGPEPGGVSATIEYAVVALGVTDIVICGHSNCGAMKAIATCQCLDPMPAVAHWLHFADAAKAVVDKRTYTSEEEKVNAMVQENVIAQLNNIKTHPCVAVGLRDNTLRLHGWVYDIESGAIRALEKDTKEFVLLSDNPGVYFE, from the coding sequence ATGCAACATATCATTGAAGGTTTTCTAAACTTCCAGAAAGATGTTTTTCCACACCAGAAAGAGCTATTCCGCAGCCTCGCCTCTAGCCAGAATCCCCAAGCGTTGTTTATTTCCTGCTCCGACAGCCGTCTGGTTCCGGAACTGGTCACCCAGCAGGAACCTGGACAGCTCTTCGTGATCCGTAACGCAGGCAATATCGTTCCCTCTTTTGGCCCTGAACCCGGCGGCGTCTCTGCCACCATTGAGTATGCTGTGGTCGCACTGGGCGTGACGGATATCGTGATTTGTGGTCACTCTAACTGCGGTGCGATGAAAGCTATCGCCACCTGTCAGTGTCTGGATCCAATGCCAGCCGTAGCGCACTGGCTGCATTTTGCTGACGCAGCGAAAGCGGTGGTGGATAAACGCACCTACACCAGCGAAGAGGAAAAAGTGAATGCGATGGTGCAGGAGAATGTGATCGCGCAGCTGAATAACATTAAGACGCACCCGTGTGTTGCTGTAGGCCTGCGTGACAATACGCTGCGCCTGCACGGCTGGGTGTATGATATTGAAAGTGGAGCCATTCGGGCGTTAGAAAAAGACACGAAAGAATTTGTACTACTGTCTGATAACCCGGGTGTTTACTTCGAGTAA
- the nth gene encoding endonuclease III encodes MNKDKRQEILTRLRDNNPHPTTELVFTSPFELLISVLLSAQATDVSVNKATAKLYPVANTPAAILALGVDGVKEHIKTIGLFNSKAENVIKTCRMLLELHGGEVPESREALEALPGVGRKTANVVLNTAFGWPTIAVDTHIFRVCNRTRFAPGKNVEQVEEKLLKVVPKEFMVDCHHWLILHGRYTCIARKPRCGSCLIEDLCEFDAKVEE; translated from the coding sequence GTGAACAAGGACAAGCGTCAGGAAATTTTGACCAGGCTGCGGGATAACAACCCGCACCCCACCACGGAACTGGTATTTACCTCCCCTTTTGAACTGCTGATCTCGGTGCTGCTCTCCGCGCAGGCGACCGATGTGAGCGTCAATAAAGCCACCGCAAAGCTATATCCGGTGGCGAATACTCCCGCCGCGATTCTGGCGCTGGGGGTGGATGGGGTGAAAGAGCACATCAAGACTATCGGCCTGTTTAACAGCAAAGCGGAAAATGTAATCAAGACCTGCCGTATGCTGCTGGAACTGCACGGCGGCGAAGTGCCGGAGAGCCGTGAGGCACTGGAAGCGCTGCCGGGCGTCGGGCGCAAAACCGCCAACGTGGTATTAAACACCGCCTTTGGCTGGCCAACTATCGCCGTTGATACTCATATTTTCCGCGTCTGTAATCGCACCCGCTTTGCTCCGGGTAAGAATGTCGAGCAGGTGGAAGAAAAACTGCTTAAAGTGGTGCCCAAAGAGTTTATGGTCGACTGCCATCACTGGTTGATCCTCCACGGACGCTACACCTGTATTGCACGAAAACCGCGCTGTGGCTCCTGCCTGATTGAGGATCTTTGTGAGTTTGATGCTAAAGTAGAAGAGTAG
- a CDS encoding electron transport complex subunit E, which produces MSEAKTLLIGGLWKNNSALVQLLGLCPLLAVTSTATNALGLGLATTLVLTCTNSGISLSRRWVPSEIRIPIYVMIIAAVVSCVQMLINAYAYGLYQSLGIFIPLIVTNCIVVGRAEAVASKSSIPLAALDGMAIGLGATSVMVVLGSMREIIGNGTIFNGADLLLGPWAKAMRIEVVHFDSPMLLAMLPPGAFIGLGMLLAAKYLIDNKLKQRAALKAETEAQALPDGKTGVL; this is translated from the coding sequence ATGAGTGAAGCTAAAACCCTGCTGATAGGTGGGCTGTGGAAGAATAACTCAGCGCTGGTTCAGCTGCTGGGGCTGTGTCCTCTGCTGGCCGTAACCTCTACCGCCACCAATGCGCTCGGCCTCGGCCTGGCTACCACGCTGGTGCTGACCTGTACTAACAGCGGGATCTCCCTCTCCCGCCGCTGGGTACCGTCAGAAATTCGTATTCCTATTTATGTGATGATAATTGCCGCGGTAGTAAGCTGCGTGCAGATGCTGATTAATGCCTACGCTTATGGCCTTTATCAGTCGCTGGGGATCTTTATCCCGCTGATTGTCACCAACTGTATTGTGGTCGGACGCGCTGAGGCGGTGGCCTCGAAAAGCAGCATTCCGCTGGCAGCGCTGGACGGCATGGCGATCGGGCTGGGCGCTACCAGCGTGATGGTGGTGCTGGGTTCGATGCGTGAGATTATCGGTAACGGCACCATCTTTAACGGTGCAGATCTGCTGCTTGGCCCCTGGGCTAAGGCGATGCGTATCGAGGTGGTTCATTTCGACTCGCCGATGCTGCTGGCAATGCTGCCACCGGGTGCCTTTATCGGCCTGGGTATGCTGCTGGCAGCGAAGTATTTAATTGATAATAAACTGAAACAACGTGCCGCCCTGAAAGCTGAAACAGAAGCTCAGGCGCTGCCGGATGGAAAAACAGGTGTGCTGTGA
- the rsxG gene encoding electron transport complex subunit RsxG — protein sequence MLDAIRKNGVTLAVFAAITTGLTAVVNTVTKPTIAHQTALQQKVLLDQVVPPDLYDNHIQQECYIVSNPALGNGSPHRLYLARKQGKPVAVAIETTAPDGYSGNIQMVVGASFTGMVYGTRVVEHHETPGLGDKIDLRISDWINSFNGKQVKGADDSQFAVKKDGGEFDQFTGATITPRAVVNAVKRTTLYIETLPGQLATLPACGESNE from the coding sequence ATGCTGGATGCCATTCGTAAAAACGGTGTCACACTGGCGGTGTTTGCTGCCATCACAACGGGTCTTACCGCGGTAGTGAACACCGTAACCAAACCGACGATTGCTCACCAGACTGCCTTACAGCAGAAGGTACTGCTGGATCAGGTGGTGCCGCCTGATCTGTACGATAACCATATCCAGCAGGAGTGCTATATCGTCAGCAATCCGGCGCTGGGCAACGGCAGCCCGCATCGCCTTTATCTGGCGCGCAAGCAGGGTAAGCCTGTGGCGGTGGCGATTGAAACCACTGCTCCCGATGGTTATTCGGGAAATATACAGATGGTGGTTGGCGCCAGTTTTACCGGTATGGTGTACGGAACGCGGGTGGTTGAACACCATGAGACACCGGGTCTTGGCGATAAGATCGATCTGCGTATTTCTGACTGGATTAACAGCTTCAACGGTAAGCAGGTCAAAGGTGCGGATGACAGCCAGTTTGCGGTGAAAAAAGATGGCGGCGAGTTTGACCAGTTTACCGGCGCGACCATCACCCCTCGCGCAGTGGTGAATGCGGTAAAACGCACTACGTTATATATTGAAACCTTACCGGGGCAGCTTGCTACGCTGCCCGCCTGTGGAGAATCCAATGAGTGA
- the rsxD gene encoding electron transport complex subunit RsxD, producing MAFRIASSPYTHNRRSTSTIMLLVLIAAVPGMAAQWYYFGWGNLIQVMIAALAAIGAEAAILRLRKLPLADTLKDNSALLTALLLGISIPSLAPWWLIVIGTIFAVVIAKQLYGGLGQNPFNPAMVGYVVLLISFPVQMTSWLPPDSLQGITPTLGDTLSMIFHYHTLDGHTMQQLQVGIDGVSQATPLDTFKTGLRAGHSAEQLLAQPIYSGVLAGLGWQWVNVGYLLGGIFLLYTRSIRWHIPAGMLISLAFCATLGWLISPQTLVSPTIHLLSGATMLGAFFIATDPVTASTTDKGRLLYGALIGLLVWLIRSFGGYPDGVAFAVLLANICVPLIDYYTQPRVYGHRKDK from the coding sequence ATGGCTTTTCGTATTGCAAGTTCGCCCTACACTCATAACCGCCGCAGCACCAGTACCATCATGCTGCTGGTGCTGATTGCCGCCGTGCCCGGTATGGCTGCGCAGTGGTATTACTTTGGCTGGGGTAATCTGATTCAGGTGATGATTGCCGCCCTTGCTGCTATCGGCGCTGAGGCTGCTATTCTGCGACTGCGCAAGCTGCCGCTGGCTGATACGCTGAAAGATAACTCAGCGCTGCTCACCGCCCTGCTGTTAGGGATCAGTATTCCCTCGCTGGCTCCCTGGTGGTTGATTGTTATCGGTACGATATTCGCGGTGGTGATCGCCAAGCAGCTGTACGGCGGTCTTGGGCAGAATCCATTCAACCCGGCGATGGTTGGCTATGTGGTGTTACTGATCTCATTTCCGGTACAGATGACCAGCTGGCTGCCGCCGGATAGTTTGCAAGGTATCACGCCAACTCTTGGCGATACCCTGAGCATGATTTTCCATTACCACACCCTTGATGGTCACACCATGCAGCAGTTGCAGGTAGGGATTGATGGCGTCAGTCAGGCTACACCGCTGGATACCTTCAAAACCGGACTGCGCGCCGGGCACAGTGCAGAGCAACTGCTGGCACAGCCGATATACAGTGGCGTACTCGCCGGGCTTGGCTGGCAGTGGGTAAATGTGGGCTATCTGCTGGGCGGGATTTTTCTGCTGTATACACGCAGCATCCGCTGGCATATTCCGGCGGGAATGCTGATTTCTCTGGCATTTTGCGCCACCCTCGGCTGGCTGATTTCCCCCCAGACGTTGGTATCACCGACTATTCATCTTTTATCCGGTGCTACCATGCTGGGCGCATTCTTTATTGCTACGGATCCGGTGACAGCCTCCACTACCGATAAAGGACGGCTGCTGTACGGCGCATTAATTGGTCTGCTGGTCTGGCTGATCCGCAGTTTCGGCGGCTATCCGGATGGCGTTGCCTTCGCTGTATTGCTGGCGAATATCTGCGTTCCGCTGATCGATTACTACACGCAGCCGCGCGTTTACGGCCACCGGAAGGATAAATAA